A section of the Carya illinoinensis cultivar Pawnee chromosome 12, C.illinoinensisPawnee_v1, whole genome shotgun sequence genome encodes:
- the LOC122289592 gene encoding transcription factor MYB3-like, producing the protein MAPKNDGSAKKVVMNKGAWTAEEDQKLSQYIEIHGAKRWKTVAFKAGLNRCGKSCRLRWLNYLRPNIKRGNISDAEEDLILRLHKLLGNRWSLIAGRLPGRTDNEIKNYWNSHLSKKINKEKKLETSTKQEIVSKEPCVIPHINVEGVKGSTGNSEDNFDVNEFFDFTTDLGSYKLEWVNKFLELDEDSWLTEKS; encoded by the exons atggcacCAAAAAATGATGGATCAGCCAAGAAAGTAGTAATGAACAAAGGAGCATGGACggcagaggaagatcaaaaacTGTCACAGTACATTGAAATCCATGGTGCAAAGAGGTGGAAAACAGTGGCATTCAAAGCAG GTTTGAATCGATGCGGGAAGAGTTGCAGACTGAGATGGCTGAATTATCTGAGGCCCAACATCAAAAGAGGCAACATCTCGGATGCAGAAGAGGACTTGATACTTAGGCTGCATAAGCTACTGGGAAACAG GTGGTCTCTCATTGCTGGTAGACTTCCGGGACGAACGGACAACGAGATAAAGAATTATTGGAATTCTCATTtgagcaagaaaatcaataaggAGAAAAAATTAGAAACTTCAACGAAACAAGAGATTGTGTCTAAGGAACCATGTGTCATCCCTCATATAAACGTGGAAGGTGTTAAAGGAAGTACTGGAAATTCTGAAGACAATTTTGATGTCAACGAGTTCTTTGACTTCACCACTGATTTAGGATCCTATAAATTGGAATGGGTGAACAAGTTCCTTGAACTCGATGAGGATTCGTGGCTCACTGAGAAAAGTTGA